From the genome of Eucalyptus grandis isolate ANBG69807.140 chromosome 2, ASM1654582v1, whole genome shotgun sequence, one region includes:
- the LOC104433530 gene encoding uncharacterized protein LOC104433530, with amino-acid sequence MEVYRAVPISPSSFNPHYSTAESEPFDKLAQDFEDKLGVSGAGPDGSEDPATASAEEKPQLEEEEEDDGGDGDSDFEFACLNPDGSPVSADDVFDNGRIRPFFPLFNRDLVFAAAAAAAEPEPSSSLLLPPVKKVFAEAGADEPRGTYCDWRARIVEETPPSPGSCRKSNSTGSSKMWRFRDLLPRSNSDGRDAVVMLKPHADAKPSDGGVEKGRRSTDKAAERKEGAKAEEAKKGKGKGKATAAAPSAHERHYVKSRAVKESEKRKSYLPYKRDLLGLGFFTSVNGLSKNLHPF; translated from the coding sequence ATGGAGGTGTATCGGGCCGTGCCCatctccccctcctccttcaaCCCTCACTACTCGACCGCAGAGTCGGAGCCTTTCGACAAGCTGGCGCAGGATTTCGAGGATAAGCTCGGCGTCTCGGGCGCCGGGCCTGATGGGTCTGAAGATCCCGCGACCGCGTCCGCTGAGGAAAAGCCGCAgctcgaggaggaggaagaagacgacggaGGAGATGGGGATTCGGACTTCGAGTTCGCTTGCCTCAACCCGGACGGTTCCCCGGTCTCGGCCGACGACGTCTTCGACAACGGCCGGATCCGCcctttcttccctctcttcaaCCGCGACCTCGtgttcgccgccgccgccgccgccgccgagccgGAGCCTTCGTCGTCGCTCCTCCTGCCGCCCGTGAAGAAGGTGTTCGCGGAAGCGGGGGCGGACGAGCCGCGGGGGACGTACTGCGATTGGAGGGCGAGGATCGTGGAGGAGACGCCGCCCTCGCCGGGGAGCTGCCGGAAGAGCAACTCGACCGGATCCTCGAAGATGTGGCGGTTCCGGGACCTGTTGCCGAGGAGCAACAGCGACGGGAGGGACGCCGTCGTGATGCTGAAACCTCACGCCGACGCGAAACCAAGCGACGGCGGCGTGGAGAAGGGTAGGAGGTCGACGGACAAGGCCGCGGAGAGGAAAGAGGGGGCGAAGGCGGAGGAGGCGAagaaagggaaggggaagggcaaggcgacggcggcggcgccgtCGGCGCACGAGAGGCACTACGTGAAGAGCAGGGCCGTGAAGGAGTCGGAGAAGCGCAAGTCCTACTTGCCGTACAAGCGAGACCTGCTGGGGCTCGGGTTCTTCACCAGCGTCAATGGGTTGAGCAAGAATCTGCACCCATTTTGA